A DNA window from Pseudoalteromonas rubra contains the following coding sequences:
- a CDS encoding polysaccharide biosynthesis protein, translated as MDSWFRTLLNVSRSKKRLITLFIDSIFVFSAFWLALVVRLDSLVPFFEVGNWLLLSLVLPISIFAFINLGLYRAVLRYVGAHAIGAILIGAIISTVVLVMASFFTHVTIPRTMPVIYAWLLVLSVGGSRIMVRAMVGRLATVNKTPVVIYGAGSAGRQLAPAIGAGEEYYVSAFIDDDKTKQDSILQGIPVIAFDGLYTLIERKRVKKVLLAMPSESRARRKEILAQLENLPVEVMTIPGMADVVEGRATLDEIKDVEIEDLLGRDPVAPKQALLNATILGKSVMVTGAGGSIGSELCRQIIKQSPSKLVLFELTEFALYSIEKELSEIIKTKGLDIELIPIMGSVQHINRLETCMMAFGVQTVYHAAAYKHVPLVEHNVVEGVRNNVFGTYYSAKAAINAKVETFVLVSTDKAVRPTNVMGTTKRMAELCLQGLAQNKERGQHNTRFCMVRFGNVLGSSGSVVPLFRRQIKEGGPITLTHPEITRFFMTIPEAAQLVIQAGAMGRGGDVFVLDMGESVKIKDLATKMVHLSGLEVKSEANPHGDIEIKCTGLRPGEKLYEELLIGDNVEQTSHERIMTAKEVMLPLGDLEEILRVLDKACHEFDHQVIRQLLLEAPTGFNPTDGICDLVWNARQKLEAMPETNIVNLK; from the coding sequence GTGGATAGTTGGTTCCGTACTCTTCTTAATGTATCACGTTCAAAAAAGCGACTGATCACTTTATTTATTGATTCAATTTTTGTTTTTAGTGCTTTTTGGTTGGCGCTGGTCGTTCGGTTGGATAGTTTAGTTCCATTTTTTGAAGTGGGAAATTGGCTGCTACTTTCTCTTGTGTTACCGATTAGTATATTTGCCTTTATCAACCTTGGGCTATATCGAGCCGTGCTGCGTTACGTAGGCGCACATGCCATTGGGGCTATTTTGATTGGTGCTATAATTAGCACGGTCGTTCTCGTGATGGCTTCCTTTTTCACCCATGTCACTATTCCTCGTACAATGCCTGTCATTTACGCTTGGCTTTTGGTCTTGTCCGTTGGTGGTTCCCGCATTATGGTGCGAGCTATGGTAGGTCGTTTGGCGACTGTGAATAAAACACCGGTTGTTATTTATGGAGCAGGCTCTGCTGGTCGGCAACTTGCACCTGCTATTGGGGCCGGTGAAGAATATTATGTAAGCGCTTTTATTGATGATGATAAGACTAAGCAAGATTCGATACTTCAGGGTATCCCTGTTATTGCATTTGACGGTTTGTACACGTTAATTGAGCGTAAAAGGGTAAAAAAAGTATTACTTGCAATGCCCAGTGAAAGTAGGGCAAGAAGGAAAGAAATACTGGCTCAATTAGAGAACTTACCTGTTGAAGTTATGACGATCCCAGGTATGGCGGATGTTGTAGAGGGACGAGCAACATTAGACGAAATTAAGGATGTTGAAATTGAAGACCTGCTTGGTCGAGATCCTGTCGCCCCGAAGCAGGCTTTGCTGAATGCAACGATTCTGGGTAAATCAGTAATGGTTACTGGTGCAGGCGGCTCTATAGGTTCGGAATTGTGTCGACAAATTATCAAGCAATCACCATCTAAGCTGGTGCTGTTCGAACTGACTGAGTTTGCTCTATATTCAATCGAAAAAGAGTTGAGTGAAATCATAAAAACCAAGGGGTTGGACATTGAGTTGATACCCATAATGGGCTCAGTGCAACATATTAACCGTCTAGAGACATGTATGATGGCCTTTGGTGTTCAAACGGTTTACCACGCTGCTGCTTATAAGCATGTCCCTTTAGTCGAGCATAATGTGGTCGAAGGGGTGAGAAACAATGTTTTTGGTACCTATTACTCAGCAAAGGCAGCTATCAACGCAAAAGTAGAAACGTTCGTTTTGGTCAGCACCGATAAGGCTGTTCGTCCGACTAATGTGATGGGAACGACGAAACGTATGGCCGAGCTTTGTTTGCAGGGCCTTGCTCAGAATAAGGAAAGAGGACAGCACAACACGCGTTTCTGTATGGTTCGGTTTGGTAATGTGTTGGGATCTTCTGGATCGGTCGTACCTCTGTTCCGTAGACAGATAAAAGAAGGTGGCCCTATTACGCTAACACACCCAGAAATCACCCGCTTCTTTATGACTATCCCAGAAGCTGCGCAATTGGTTATTCAGGCCGGTGCTATGGGGAGAGGAGGTGATGTGTTTGTTTTGGACATGGGCGAGTCTGTAAAAATCAAAGACCTTGCAACTAAAATGGTTCACTTGTCAGGCCTTGAAGTGAAAAGTGAAGCAAATCCGCATGGAGATATAGAGATAAAATGCACTGGATTGCGGCCTGGGGAAAAGCTATATGAAGAGTTGTTGATCGGTGATAATGTTGAGCAGACATCACATGAAAGGATTATGACTGCGAAGGAAGTTATGTTGCCATTGGGTGATCTTGAAGAGATATTAAGAGTTTTGGATAAAGCATGCCATGAGTTTGATCACCAAGTTATCCGGCAGCTACTACTGGAGGCGCCAACTGGATTTAATCCAACGGATGGAATTTGCGACTTAGTTTGGAACGCCAGACAAAAGCTTGAAGCGATGCCTGAGACAAATATTGTTAATTTAAAGTAA
- a CDS encoding sugar transferase, with protein MIRFLDFCFAFLGLVFAFPILVILFLVGLFDTGSPIFMQERVGRNKKPFTLVKFRTMKVDTASVASHLASTASITPFGGFLRRTKLDELPQLWNVLKGEMSLVGPRPGLFNQEELTIARDDKKIFDVRPGITGLSQVNEIDMSTPELLARTDREMIDTMSMRNYFKYIFMTVAGKGSGDRVK; from the coding sequence ATGATACGTTTTCTCGATTTTTGCTTTGCTTTCTTAGGTTTGGTTTTTGCCTTTCCTATACTGGTTATTTTATTTTTAGTTGGGTTATTTGACACAGGCTCACCTATTTTCATGCAAGAGCGTGTGGGCAGAAATAAAAAGCCTTTCACACTCGTTAAATTTAGAACAATGAAAGTCGATACGGCTTCAGTTGCCAGTCACCTAGCGAGTACTGCTTCTATTACTCCTTTTGGCGGGTTCCTGCGCAGAACTAAATTAGATGAATTGCCACAATTATGGAATGTTCTTAAAGGAGAGATGAGCTTAGTCGGTCCTCGACCAGGTTTATTTAATCAGGAAGAGTTAACAATCGCTCGTGATGACAAAAAAATCTTTGATGTGCGACCTGGTATCACAGGGTTGTCTCAGGTCAATGAGATCGATATGTCTACACCGGAGTTATTGGCCAGAACCGACAGAGAGATGATCGATACTATGAGCATGCGCAACTACTTCAAATATATTTTTATGACAGTTGCAGGGAAAGGGTCTGGTGACCGTGTCAAGTGA
- a CDS encoding NAD-dependent epimerase/dehydratase family protein — protein sequence MKVIITGAAGFIGKHLQQFLSNSGFEIIPIVRNKGIAGCEGHECLTYEEFYRLDKNDLQGVDAVVHLAGAAHKAFSDEEAKQANETLTQNIVTQSKSLGVTRFIFISSLGLYQEQSGKIDLNTIPTNTIKNTNYYKYKAESIVKNGFSDCSTDYVILRLPLVYGEGVKANFAALMNAVGKGLPLPFRGINRNKRSLLSVYNLVDLIKVCIEHPKASNQIFLASDDQDLSTAEMIALMAKVQGKKNWSIYIPALCFKFLGRISGKQDVVDRLTGSLHVDVTHTKYTLEWQPPYSVEHGFRLAAK from the coding sequence ATGAAAGTGATCATAACGGGCGCAGCTGGCTTCATTGGCAAGCATTTGCAGCAATTTTTGTCAAACAGTGGCTTTGAAATAATTCCTATAGTAAGAAATAAGGGAATAGCGGGTTGTGAAGGTCATGAGTGTTTAACATATGAAGAGTTTTATCGGTTAGATAAAAATGACTTACAAGGTGTTGATGCGGTAGTCCACCTCGCCGGTGCGGCTCACAAGGCCTTTTCTGATGAAGAGGCTAAACAAGCAAATGAAACACTGACTCAGAATATTGTTACTCAGTCAAAATCCTTAGGTGTAACAAGGTTTATTTTTATTAGTAGCCTTGGTTTGTACCAGGAACAATCTGGAAAAATAGATTTAAACACAATACCTACTAATACGATAAAAAATACTAACTATTATAAGTATAAAGCTGAAAGTATTGTTAAAAATGGATTCTCAGATTGTTCTACGGATTATGTAATACTACGATTGCCTCTGGTTTATGGCGAAGGTGTAAAGGCTAACTTTGCTGCTTTAATGAACGCGGTAGGTAAAGGCTTACCCCTGCCATTTCGAGGGATTAATCGTAACAAACGAAGCCTACTCTCCGTCTATAACTTGGTTGATTTGATTAAAGTGTGTATTGAGCACCCAAAAGCATCTAATCAGATCTTTTTAGCCAGCGATGATCAGGATCTTTCTACGGCAGAAATGATTGCCCTAATGGCAAAAGTGCAAGGAAAAAAGAACTGGTCAATCTATATACCGGCTCTGTGCTTTAAATTTCTTGGAAGGATTTCGGGTAAGCAAGACGTAGTTGATAGGCTTACAGGATCCTTACATGTCGATGTTACACACACTAAATATACATTAGAGTGGCAACCTCCTTACTCTGTTGAGCATGGCTTTAGGCTTGCCGCTAAATAA
- a CDS encoding glycosyltransferase has protein sequence MKPKICLVTNLALNDEPTVENRLLPYIDCLGDKKADVTLFSADSVLKQDIGKKVKHASIFSERERPKSFIKRAIFEWRESRRILKKASIEGFDLYIVTIPSMFLLFNLYLLKGKKVCLDVRDLTWEYLDDGSLVQRLSKFLFRILADVNVKYSSYQIVTNDTEYEYMSKRRGEVLKYSNGVTEKQFKELNNLSAPSSDSVFTITYCGKVGVAQNLSIFIEAASLLPDFNFKIVGYGPQTEEMEALAKEKKLSNVEFTGHVSWSEVLEHYNASHVLYAQLGPLFSGAMPSKLFQYLATGRYVIYGGEGQAAETLRQFKMSRVIPSNDVTELVEAIKLAKSQQLLHSESEFNKSLIAERYVREKNVNRVLETIL, from the coding sequence ATGAAACCTAAAATCTGCTTGGTTACTAATTTAGCTCTTAACGATGAGCCCACAGTTGAAAATAGGCTCCTCCCATATATTGATTGCTTAGGGGATAAGAAAGCGGATGTGACGCTTTTTAGTGCTGACTCTGTACTTAAGCAAGATATTGGTAAGAAAGTAAAACACGCCTCTATATTTTCTGAGCGAGAACGACCGAAGTCATTTATCAAAAGAGCTATTTTTGAGTGGCGTGAATCAAGGCGTATACTAAAAAAAGCCTCCATAGAGGGGTTTGATTTATATATCGTTACAATACCTTCCATGTTTCTCTTGTTTAACCTCTATTTGTTGAAAGGGAAAAAGGTTTGTTTGGATGTCAGAGACTTAACTTGGGAATATTTGGACGATGGGAGTTTAGTACAAAGACTTTCTAAGTTTTTATTTCGAATCCTTGCCGATGTCAATGTCAAGTACTCTAGCTATCAGATAGTAACAAACGACACCGAATATGAATATATGTCTAAGAGGCGCGGCGAAGTTCTTAAATACTCAAACGGTGTTACCGAGAAACAGTTTAAAGAACTTAACAATTTGAGTGCACCATCTTCGGACTCTGTTTTCACAATAACGTATTGTGGGAAAGTTGGTGTAGCACAAAATCTATCAATATTTATTGAAGCGGCAAGCCTGTTACCAGACTTTAATTTTAAGATTGTAGGTTACGGGCCTCAAACAGAAGAGATGGAAGCTCTGGCTAAAGAAAAAAAGTTAAGTAATGTTGAATTTACAGGTCATGTTAGTTGGTCTGAAGTATTAGAACATTATAATGCTTCTCATGTTCTTTACGCTCAGTTAGGACCACTGTTTTCTGGGGCAATGCCTTCTAAGCTCTTCCAGTATTTAGCTACAGGTCGCTATGTTATTTATGGTGGTGAGGGTCAAGCTGCAGAAACATTAAGGCAGTTTAAAATGAGCCGTGTGATACCTTCAAATGATGTCACCGAGTTAGTTGAAGCGATCAAGTTGGCAAAGTCACAACAGCTCCTTCACTCTGAGTCTGAGTTCAATAAGTCTTTAATTGCCGAAAGGTATGTGCGAGAAAAAAACGTAAATCGAGTACTTGAGACTATTTTATGA
- a CDS encoding heparinase II/III family protein translates to MLTLEALEEQSDFNQIGGGFEWDGVCYKERLITSCDEATFLNKKASIKSKAIWNDTTLEKLWLYNLHYFDDLNSSDAYDRVAFHTSLVHRWINENPACAGNGWEPYTLSLRIVNFIKWASKFKYRDGRFLGSLLQQSEALMQQCEYHILANHLFANGKALTFAGVYFGPLGKSYLQRGLEILDAEFNEQFLEDGAHYELSPMYHSVMLWDVLELIELALSSEQELLLDRVESWKGIAKKGLSWLESMLHQDNEISFFNDAAIGIAPSPAKLFEYAEQLQISTERTKPEIYTHHNESGFSVINGSTYKVIINHAEIGPSYQPGHAHADSLSFEFSLMGKRVFVNSGTSMYGVSKEREAERGTSKHNTVSIENINSSEVWSGFRVARRAHSSCELLDKSADRITLNLSHDGYARINSNYIHTRKICCGASSLEIVDSIPVKNEEGVFGHYHLHPDIIVTEINDFNFRLKHKGSSDIDVLIEVDNAQVSTEKYDYHPEFGISITGTKLILKSIDSKKPFSILVKW, encoded by the coding sequence GTGCTAACTTTAGAAGCATTAGAAGAGCAGTCTGATTTTAATCAGATTGGCGGTGGCTTTGAATGGGATGGTGTTTGTTATAAAGAACGGTTAATAACCAGTTGTGATGAAGCGACCTTCCTGAATAAAAAAGCAAGTATCAAAAGCAAAGCGATTTGGAATGATACAACGCTTGAAAAGCTTTGGCTTTATAATTTGCATTACTTTGATGATCTCAATTCTTCGGACGCATATGATAGAGTTGCTTTCCATACATCACTTGTTCATAGGTGGATTAATGAAAATCCCGCCTGTGCAGGAAATGGCTGGGAGCCTTACACTCTTTCATTGAGAATCGTAAACTTTATAAAATGGGCATCAAAGTTTAAGTATAGAGACGGCCGGTTTTTAGGCAGTTTGCTCCAACAATCAGAAGCATTAATGCAGCAATGTGAGTATCACATATTAGCTAATCATTTATTCGCTAATGGAAAAGCCCTCACGTTTGCTGGAGTTTATTTCGGACCTTTAGGTAAAAGCTATCTGCAACGAGGTTTAGAGATATTGGATGCCGAGTTCAATGAGCAGTTTTTAGAAGATGGTGCGCATTATGAACTCAGTCCTATGTACCATAGCGTTATGTTATGGGATGTTTTGGAGTTGATAGAGTTAGCTCTATCTTCAGAGCAGGAACTACTTCTCGATAGAGTGGAGAGCTGGAAAGGCATTGCAAAGAAAGGACTTTCGTGGCTTGAAAGCATGTTACATCAAGATAATGAAATATCTTTTTTTAACGATGCTGCCATTGGAATCGCCCCGAGCCCGGCAAAGCTGTTTGAATACGCTGAGCAATTGCAAATATCGACAGAAAGAACAAAGCCCGAAATATACACACATCACAACGAATCTGGTTTTTCTGTAATAAATGGCTCAACTTATAAAGTTATCATTAATCATGCAGAGATAGGACCGTCATATCAGCCTGGTCATGCACATGCAGACTCCTTAAGTTTTGAGTTTTCCTTAATGGGAAAGAGAGTTTTTGTTAACTCTGGCACATCTATGTATGGTGTTTCAAAAGAGCGAGAGGCTGAAAGGGGCACTTCAAAACATAATACTGTCAGCATAGAAAATATAAATTCTTCTGAAGTGTGGAGTGGTTTCAGAGTGGCCAGACGTGCTCATTCTTCTTGTGAGCTCCTGGATAAGTCTGCAGACCGGATTACACTTAATCTTAGCCACGATGGTTACGCTAGGATAAACTCTAACTATATACATACAAGAAAAATATGTTGTGGTGCTTCAAGTTTAGAAATTGTTGATTCCATACCTGTAAAAAACGAAGAAGGGGTTTTTGGTCATTATCATTTGCACCCTGATATTATTGTCACTGAGATTAATGACTTCAATTTTAGGTTGAAGCATAAGGGCTCGAGTGACATAGATGTATTAATTGAAGTAGATAATGCTCAGGTCTCAACAGAAAAATATGATTATCACCCAGAGTTTGGTATATCAATTACTGGTACTAAACTTATTTTAAAGAGTATTGATTCCAAGAAACCTTTCTCAATTTTGGTGAAATGGTGA
- a CDS encoding bi-domain-containing oxidoreductase has product MLQVLQDLEKGGTSIIEAPVPQSKSGHLIVNTSASLISAGTERMLVEFGKASYLDKARQQPEKVKMVLDKVKTDGLMTTYDAVKTKLGQPLPLGYSNVGVVANVGKGADQFKVGDRVVSNGPHADVVRVPKNLCAKIPDNVSDYEASFTVVGSIGLQGIRLIQPTLGEAIVVTGVGLIGLMTVQLLIAQGCRVLAIDFDDAKLALAKQYGAEICNPGKGEDPVATGMAFSRGNGVDGVVITASTKSNDPVTQAARMCRKRGRVVLVGVVGLELNRSDFYEKEISFQVSCSYGPGRYDEEYEDKGNDYPLGFVRWTQQRNFEAVLDMMSSGKLVIDELITKVFEFENAQDAYELLTVDKSVLGLILNYQSAVDKRHTNILRLAEETARPVSANQPSVGFIGAGNYASRTLIPSFKKAGCRLHSLSTSGGVNSSIYGKKLGFENAISDTDSLFTNDEINTLAVVTQHNSHAHFVCKALEAGKHVFVEKPLALTYEELDKVKSAYEGSSAALMVGFNRRFSPHVQKMKSLISSVNKPKTFIMTMNAGDIPAEHWVHDIEKGGGRIIGEACHYIDLMRFLANSEIVSVQARRVGEQCDGSIVEDKAAIILGFKDGSLGTIHYYANGSNSFPKERIEAFVDGKVLQLDNFIKLKGFGWSGFNKMNLWKQDKGQDDCSKLFLDAIEQGREMPISSQEIFEVAKVSIDIAEQLRNQD; this is encoded by the coding sequence GTGTTACAAGTACTCCAAGACTTAGAGAAAGGCGGAACTTCTATCATCGAAGCACCTGTACCTCAATCAAAATCAGGGCATTTGATTGTTAACACCTCGGCGAGTTTAATTTCTGCGGGAACCGAAAGAATGCTGGTAGAGTTTGGTAAAGCCAGCTATCTAGATAAGGCCAGACAACAACCCGAAAAAGTAAAAATGGTGCTTGATAAAGTCAAGACTGATGGATTAATGACAACATATGATGCTGTTAAAACAAAGCTAGGCCAGCCTTTGCCTCTTGGTTATAGTAACGTCGGGGTCGTTGCCAATGTAGGAAAAGGTGCAGATCAGTTTAAAGTAGGCGACCGAGTTGTATCGAATGGTCCTCATGCAGATGTTGTAAGAGTGCCTAAAAACCTATGTGCAAAGATCCCTGATAATGTCTCGGATTATGAGGCAAGCTTTACGGTCGTTGGTAGTATTGGTTTACAAGGTATTCGTCTAATTCAACCTACTTTAGGTGAGGCTATCGTAGTAACAGGTGTTGGCCTGATTGGTCTGATGACTGTGCAGTTACTTATAGCGCAAGGATGTAGGGTTCTTGCAATTGATTTCGACGACGCCAAATTGGCACTTGCTAAGCAGTATGGTGCAGAAATTTGCAATCCTGGAAAGGGGGAAGACCCCGTTGCTACTGGTATGGCTTTCAGTCGTGGCAATGGCGTAGACGGAGTCGTTATTACAGCATCTACTAAATCAAATGATCCAGTTACTCAAGCTGCCAGAATGTGCCGTAAGAGAGGGCGAGTTGTTTTAGTTGGTGTTGTCGGTTTGGAACTAAATCGTTCTGACTTTTATGAAAAAGAAATTAGCTTTCAAGTTTCCTGCTCATATGGCCCTGGTAGATACGATGAAGAGTATGAAGATAAAGGGAATGACTATCCTTTAGGTTTTGTGCGCTGGACTCAGCAACGAAACTTTGAAGCAGTACTCGATATGATGTCTAGCGGTAAACTCGTTATCGACGAATTGATAACAAAGGTGTTTGAGTTTGAAAACGCACAAGATGCATACGAATTACTTACAGTAGATAAATCTGTTTTAGGGTTGATACTGAATTATCAATCAGCGGTCGATAAGCGTCATACTAATATCCTACGTTTAGCAGAAGAAACTGCAAGGCCTGTTTCTGCAAACCAGCCTTCTGTTGGTTTTATTGGCGCAGGTAATTATGCTTCCAGAACTTTAATACCTTCATTTAAAAAAGCGGGTTGTAGGTTGCATTCGTTATCTACTTCTGGAGGTGTTAATAGCTCTATTTACGGCAAAAAATTGGGGTTCGAAAATGCAATTAGCGACACCGATTCTTTGTTTACGAATGATGAAATAAACACTCTAGCAGTTGTTACTCAACATAACTCTCATGCTCACTTTGTCTGCAAAGCTCTAGAGGCTGGCAAGCATGTTTTTGTTGAAAAGCCGCTGGCTTTAACATACGAAGAGCTTGATAAAGTAAAAAGCGCATATGAAGGTTCTTCGGCAGCTCTGATGGTGGGCTTTAACCGTCGTTTTTCACCACATGTTCAAAAAATGAAATCTTTGATTTCTTCTGTAAATAAGCCAAAGACCTTTATTATGACCATGAATGCAGGTGATATCCCCGCAGAGCACTGGGTTCATGATATCGAAAAGGGCGGTGGGAGAATTATCGGAGAGGCATGTCATTATATTGATCTAATGAGGTTTTTAGCCAATTCTGAAATTGTCTCCGTGCAAGCCAGACGGGTCGGAGAACAATGTGATGGAAGTATTGTAGAGGATAAAGCCGCTATTATCTTAGGCTTTAAAGATGGTTCTCTAGGTACAATTCATTACTATGCAAATGGCTCTAATAGCTTTCCGAAAGAGAGGATTGAAGCTTTCGTGGACGGCAAAGTTCTTCAACTTGACAACTTCATTAAATTGAAAGGTTTTGGCTGGTCCGGTTTTAATAAAATGAATTTGTGGAAACAAGATAAAGGACAAGACGATTGTTCGAAACTGTTCTTGGACGCCATCGAGCAAGGTCGTGAAATGCCTATTTCTAGTCAAGAGATTTTTGAGGTTGCTAAAGTATCAATTGATATCGCAGAGCAATTGAGGAATCAAGATTAG
- a CDS encoding AglZ/HisF2 family acetamidino modification protein — translation MLRSRVSPCLLVHNKGLVKTVKFQDAKYVGDPINAVKIFNEKEVDELIVLDIDATVENKSPDYQMIKHLANESRMPLCYGGGIKTPQQAQEIIKLGVEKVAISSEALRNPSVLREMADIIGKQSVVVVLDVKKSLFGSYEVYTHNGKKKVKKKLEQVISELEQIGIGELVINSIDQDGMMKGYDMKLAEKVRDLANVPLTILGGAGSPDDVLKLIEKFKIIGASAGSLFVFKGVYKAVLISYLPEPILSKIREIAHLGKRN, via the coding sequence ATGTTGAGATCAAGAGTATCCCCATGTTTGCTCGTTCACAATAAAGGGCTAGTTAAAACTGTAAAGTTTCAAGACGCAAAATATGTTGGGGATCCAATCAATGCGGTTAAAATCTTCAATGAAAAAGAAGTTGATGAACTGATTGTTTTAGACATTGATGCGACGGTTGAAAACAAATCACCGGATTATCAAATGATTAAGCATTTGGCTAACGAAAGTCGTATGCCATTATGTTATGGAGGGGGCATTAAAACTCCTCAACAAGCACAAGAAATCATTAAGTTAGGTGTAGAAAAAGTCGCTATTTCTAGCGAAGCGCTAAGAAATCCATCGGTTCTTCGCGAAATGGCAGATATAATTGGCAAACAAAGTGTGGTTGTCGTTTTAGACGTCAAGAAATCCTTATTTGGTAGTTACGAAGTTTACACTCATAACGGAAAGAAAAAAGTTAAAAAGAAGCTCGAGCAAGTAATTTCAGAGTTAGAGCAAATTGGGATTGGTGAATTAGTCATTAATTCAATCGATCAAGATGGAATGATGAAAGGCTACGACATGAAGTTGGCCGAAAAAGTACGAGATCTTGCAAATGTACCGCTCACAATACTAGGTGGAGCGGGTTCTCCAGATGATGTTTTGAAGCTAATTGAGAAGTTTAAAATTATAGGCGCTTCAGCTGGCAGCCTTTTTGTGTTTAAAGGCGTGTACAAGGCTGTTTTAATTAGCTATTTACCAGAACCAATTTTATCGAAAATAAGAGAGATTGCACATTTAGGGAAGCGAAACTGA
- the hisH gene encoding imidazole glycerol phosphate synthase subunit HisH — protein sequence MIAIVDYGSGNIQAIQNIFTKLKIETFFASTPEDLKKADKIILPGVGAFDEAMTQLEKSGMRAALDHFAMVEKKPVLGICVGLQVMAKGSDEGELPGLGWFDATVRKFDESKIEFKPKLPHMGWNEIEPTEAHPLLNGIDCEKGFYFIHSYYFDAHDSTDVMIKAHYGMDFCCAVRKDNIFGFQFHPEKSHSNGINLFKNFAEFSLC from the coding sequence ATGATTGCTATAGTTGATTATGGCTCCGGCAATATTCAAGCTATTCAAAACATATTTACCAAGCTTAAGATTGAGACCTTTTTTGCAAGTACGCCAGAAGACTTGAAGAAGGCTGATAAGATCATCTTGCCAGGGGTAGGCGCTTTTGACGAAGCGATGACACAGCTTGAAAAGTCAGGCATGAGAGCAGCGTTAGATCATTTTGCAATGGTTGAAAAAAAACCTGTTCTTGGGATTTGTGTTGGATTGCAGGTAATGGCCAAGGGGAGCGATGAAGGTGAATTACCTGGGCTTGGTTGGTTCGATGCTACGGTCAGAAAGTTTGATGAATCAAAGATAGAGTTTAAGCCAAAGCTGCCGCATATGGGGTGGAATGAGATTGAACCGACAGAAGCGCACCCGCTATTGAATGGGATAGATTGCGAAAAAGGGTTCTATTTTATCCATTCATATTATTTCGATGCGCATGATTCAACAGATGTCATGATTAAAGCCCACTATGGCATGGACTTTTGCTGCGCTGTGAGAAAGGACAATATATTTGGGTTCCAGTTCCACCCTGAGAAAAGTCACTCGAATGGAATTAACTTATTTAAGAATTTCGCTGAGTTTTCATTATGTTGA
- a CDS encoding N-acetyl sugar amidotransferase: protein MNTDTKSQHTICTNCVMDTTDSKITFDENGVCDHCNTFYTDIKPNWHTDEKGWAEISKIAEDIKKEGQGKEFDCIIGMSGGIDSSYLVYLAKVKLGLRPLVFHVDAGWNSQQAVHNIEQIVDRLGLDLYTEVIDWEEMKDLQLSFFKSGVSHTDTPQDHAFFATMYKFASKHKIKHILTGGNYSTECIRNPMEWMYFQSDSRQIKDIQKKFGTKKLKNFPLTNILWHKVYLPYIKGIKVYRPLDFMPYDKEEATQFLVDNYGYQRYAQKHFESRFTRFYEAYWLYEKFGYDTRKVQYSSLIVTGQMTREDALERLKKPPYDPETIQDDFNYIANKLSITPEELKGYLDAPNKTYKDYKNQQSIYNIGAKVMRKLGLEKGGKR from the coding sequence ATGAATACAGATACAAAATCGCAACATACAATTTGTACAAATTGTGTGATGGATACAACGGACTCTAAAATTACATTTGATGAAAATGGAGTGTGTGATCATTGTAATACCTTTTATACGGATATAAAGCCAAATTGGCATACTGACGAAAAAGGCTGGGCTGAGATATCAAAAATTGCAGAAGATATTAAGAAGGAAGGTCAGGGGAAAGAGTTTGACTGTATTATCGGTATGAGTGGTGGTATCGATAGTTCATATTTAGTTTACTTGGCAAAGGTGAAATTGGGGTTACGTCCCCTGGTATTTCATGTTGATGCAGGGTGGAACTCTCAGCAGGCAGTGCATAATATAGAGCAAATAGTTGACCGTCTGGGCTTAGATCTGTACACCGAAGTGATTGACTGGGAGGAAATGAAAGATCTCCAGCTATCCTTTTTTAAGTCTGGGGTTTCTCATACTGATACGCCTCAAGACCATGCGTTTTTCGCGACAATGTATAAGTTTGCGTCAAAGCATAAAATTAAACATATATTAACTGGTGGTAATTACTCCACTGAATGTATCAGAAATCCCATGGAGTGGATGTATTTTCAATCAGACTCTAGACAGATTAAAGATATTCAGAAAAAGTTTGGTACCAAAAAGCTCAAAAACTTTCCGTTGACAAATATTCTTTGGCATAAAGTATATTTGCCTTATATAAAAGGTATAAAAGTTTACAGGCCACTTGACTTTATGCCGTATGATAAAGAAGAAGCAACCCAGTTTCTTGTAGACAACTACGGTTATCAACGGTATGCCCAAAAACACTTTGAATCACGCTTTACAAGATTCTATGAAGCTTATTGGCTTTATGAAAAGTTTGGTTATGACACTCGCAAGGTGCAGTACTCTAGCTTGATCGTAACAGGTCAAATGACGAGAGAGGATGCATTAGAGCGACTTAAAAAACCACCATATGATCCAGAAACAATTCAGGATGACTTCAACTATATTGCAAATAAACTAAGCATTACACCTGAAGAGCTGAAAGGCTATTTAGATGCTCCCAATAAAACGTATAAGGACTATAAGAACCAGCAGTCTATCTATAACATTGGGGCAAAGGTTATGCGTAAATTGGGTCTAGAAAAAGGCGGTAAGCGATGA